One Paracoccus methylovorus genomic region harbors:
- a CDS encoding SLC13 family permease, with translation MTPHFLSIYALVAMFVIATIWPINMGVLAFVGAFLVGTLLAGQSTNDIIGGFPGGLFLTLVGITWLFAIAQNNGTIDWLVRMAVRAVKGRIAAIPWIMFGISAMLTAVGAVSPGAVAIVAPIALGFAFRYHISPLLMGLMVVHGAQAGGFSPISIYGGITNGVVEKSGLPLSPMTTFAASFTVNAAVALILFMVLGGRALMQMRQEIEPVIVPHVEITRAATGPQIFGDSEAEAISPRIGREGGGHSNKLVDEVNEGDHPDGNLYQIVTLAGLGLLAVLVLAFKLDIGFIALTIGLALALWAPTMQKRAMAQVAWPEIMLITGVSTYVAVMEGMGTIDFVGDSVAGMASPLLAALMLFFIGAVVSAFASSTAVLGSLIPLAVPFLQGGTGVSAIGFIAGMAVASTIVDVSPFSTNGALVLANAQGVDKQAFFRKLLNYGALVTLIAPVVLWLIFVVLPG, from the coding sequence ATGACCCCACATTTTCTATCAATTTACGCCTTGGTCGCGATGTTTGTCATCGCCACCATCTGGCCGATCAATATGGGTGTACTGGCCTTTGTCGGTGCATTTCTGGTCGGCACGCTGTTGGCCGGACAAAGCACCAACGACATCATCGGAGGCTTTCCGGGCGGACTGTTCCTGACGCTGGTGGGCATCACATGGCTGTTCGCCATCGCGCAGAACAACGGCACCATCGACTGGCTGGTCCGCATGGCTGTCCGCGCCGTCAAGGGTCGGATCGCCGCGATTCCGTGGATCATGTTCGGCATCTCGGCCATGCTGACGGCGGTGGGCGCGGTCAGCCCCGGCGCCGTCGCCATCGTTGCGCCCATCGCGCTTGGTTTCGCCTTCCGCTATCACATCTCGCCCCTGCTGATGGGTTTGATGGTGGTGCATGGCGCGCAGGCTGGGGGCTTTTCGCCTATCAGCATCTATGGCGGCATCACCAATGGCGTGGTGGAAAAATCGGGCCTGCCGCTTAGTCCGATGACCACCTTCGCGGCCAGCTTCACCGTGAACGCGGCGGTGGCCCTGATTCTGTTCATGGTGCTGGGCGGACGCGCGCTGATGCAGATGCGTCAGGAAATCGAGCCGGTCATCGTCCCGCATGTCGAGATCACCCGCGCCGCCACTGGCCCGCAGATATTCGGCGACAGCGAGGCCGAGGCAATCAGCCCCCGCATCGGACGCGAAGGCGGCGGCCATTCCAACAAGTTGGTCGACGAGGTCAATGAGGGCGACCATCCCGACGGCAACCTTTACCAGATCGTGACGCTGGCGGGACTTGGGTTGCTGGCGGTTCTGGTTCTGGCCTTCAAGCTGGACATCGGATTTATCGCGCTGACCATCGGCCTGGCTTTGGCACTTTGGGCGCCGACCATGCAGAAACGCGCCATGGCGCAGGTCGCCTGGCCCGAGATCATGCTGATTACCGGCGTTTCAACCTATGTCGCGGTGATGGAGGGGATGGGAACCATCGACTTTGTCGGCGACAGCGTAGCCGGCATGGCCTCGCCCCTGCTGGCGGCACTGATGCTGTTCTTCATCGGCGCGGTGGTGTCTGCCTTCGCATCTTCGACCGCGGTGCTGGGATCGTTGATCCCGCTGGCCGTGCCTTTTTTGCAGGGCGGCACGGGCGTCAGCGCCATCGGCTTTATTGCGGGCATGGCCGTCGCATCGACCATCGTGGATGTCAGCCCGTTTTCCACCAACGGGGCGCTGGTTCTGGCCAACGCGCAGGGTGTGGACAAGCAGGCCTTCTTCCGCAAGCTGCTGAACTATGGCGCTCTGGTCACGCTGATCGCGCCGGTCGTCCTGTGGCTGATCTTCGTCGTGTTGCCGGGGTGA
- a CDS encoding malonyl-CoA decarboxylase, with the protein MKTQSPRAGRPAFLGELFETLTERGRRLLWRRDSGDAPQPPELAELAEALLSRQGEASGVALASGLLSAFDHAGRDARLGFLRVLAERFGPDPMAVKAALATIKHDPSALEALHSASEPRRQELMRRLNLAPGGTAALVRMREDLLSHLRDDPSLRRVDDDFAHLFGSWFNRGFLVLRHIDWNTPAAILEKIIRYEAVHAIQNWDDLRNRLQPTDRRCYGFFHPQLVDEPLIFVEVALTKSIPDAVGELLDLKRQPIEADEATTAVFYSISNTQRGLAGVSFGNFLIKQVVEELKAELPNIRTFVTLSPVPGFAAWLAAQRKDEGSDMIGADQRIAFALLDEPGWHKDTEKAAALRDPLLAASATYFLRARDAKGRVPDPVARFHLGNGAQLERLNYLGDVSQNGLKQAHGLMVNYLYDLDRIEVNHEAFAERGTVAAAQIVARALPNTN; encoded by the coding sequence ATGAAAACCCAAAGCCCGCGCGCCGGTCGCCCTGCCTTTCTGGGTGAGCTGTTCGAGACCCTGACCGAACGCGGTCGCCGCCTGTTGTGGCGCCGCGACAGCGGGGACGCCCCGCAGCCACCCGAGCTGGCCGAACTGGCCGAGGCGCTGTTGTCGCGGCAGGGCGAGGCATCGGGTGTGGCGCTGGCGAGCGGGCTTTTGTCGGCCTTCGATCATGCAGGGAGGGACGCACGGCTGGGCTTTCTGCGGGTGCTGGCCGAACGTTTCGGGCCCGATCCGATGGCGGTCAAGGCAGCCCTCGCCACCATCAAGCACGACCCATCGGCGCTGGAAGCCCTGCACTCCGCCTCCGAACCGCGCCGGCAGGAACTGATGCGCCGCCTGAACCTTGCCCCAGGCGGCACGGCCGCTCTGGTCCGGATGCGCGAGGATTTGCTGTCCCATCTGCGCGACGACCCGTCGCTGCGCCGCGTGGATGACGACTTCGCGCATCTGTTCGGGTCATGGTTCAACCGCGGCTTTCTGGTGCTGCGGCATATCGACTGGAACACGCCCGCCGCAATCCTTGAAAAGATCATCCGCTATGAGGCCGTCCACGCCATCCAGAACTGGGACGATCTGCGCAATCGCCTGCAACCGACCGACCGGCGCTGCTATGGATTCTTCCATCCGCAGTTGGTCGATGAGCCGCTGATCTTTGTCGAAGTGGCGCTGACGAAATCCATTCCCGATGCCGTGGGCGAACTTCTGGACCTGAAACGCCAGCCCATCGAGGCCGATGAGGCCACAACCGCCGTCTTCTATTCGATCTCGAACACGCAGCGGGGCCTGGCTGGGGTCTCGTTTGGCAACTTCCTGATCAAGCAGGTGGTCGAGGAGCTGAAGGCGGAACTGCCCAATATCCGCACCTTCGTCACGCTGTCGCCCGTGCCGGGCTTTGCGGCCTGGCTTGCCGCGCAGCGCAAGGACGAAGGCTCGGACATGATCGGCGCCGACCAGCGCATTGCCTTTGCCCTGCTGGACGAACCCGGCTGGCACAAGGACACCGAGAAGGCCGCAGCCCTGCGTGACCCCCTGCTTGCTGCCTCCGCCACCTATTTCCTGCGCGCCCGCGATGCCAAGGGCCGTGTCCCCGATCCCGTCGCGCGTTTCCACCTGGGCAATGGCGCGCAGCTTGAGCGGCTGAATTACCTTGGCGATGTTTCGCAGAATGGGCTGAAACAGGCGCATGGACTGATGGTGAACTATCTTTACGACCTCGACCGGATCGAGGTGAACCACGAAGCCTTTGCCGAACGCGGCACGGTTGCCGCCGCCCAAATCGTCGCGCGCGCCTTGCCGAACACGAACTGA
- a CDS encoding malonate--CoA ligase has protein sequence MSDNLFDILARGIPDPAATAIETLSGERISYGDLIARTGRMANALASLGVQPGNRVAAQVEKSVQAIILYLATVRAGAVFLPLNTGYTPAEIEYFVGDAAPAIFVCDPAKADQLAPVAGNARLLTLGADGQGSLTDAATNAPEDFATVPRASDDLAALLYTSGTTGRSKGAMLTHGNLVSNTLALREAWEYTASDVLIHALPIFHTHGLFVATNVTLFSGASMIFLPKFDVDRIFEGMSRATVLMGVPTFYTRLLQDDMLNAETTAGIRLFISGSAPLLADTHREWRARTGHAILERYGMTETNMNASNPYRGDRVAGTVGMPLPGVEIIVTDPETGAELPKGEIGMIEVRGPNVFSGYWQMPEKTAAELRENGFFITGDLGRFDERGYLHIVGRGKDLIITGGYNVYPKEIETEIDALPGVTESAVIGLPHRDFGEGVTAVIVGSTPPSEAEVLAALEDRLARFKLPKRVLFIDDLPRNTMGKVQKNLLRDQFRELYD, from the coding sequence ATGAGCGACAATCTTTTCGACATCCTCGCGCGCGGCATCCCGGACCCCGCAGCCACCGCCATCGAGACTCTGTCGGGCGAACGTATCAGCTATGGCGACCTGATCGCCCGGACCGGTCGCATGGCGAACGCGCTGGCAAGTCTGGGCGTGCAGCCCGGCAACCGCGTGGCCGCTCAGGTCGAAAAATCTGTCCAGGCGATCATCCTGTATCTGGCGACCGTGCGGGCGGGCGCGGTCTTTCTGCCGCTGAACACCGGCTACACCCCCGCCGAGATCGAATATTTCGTGGGGGACGCCGCGCCAGCGATCTTTGTCTGCGACCCGGCCAAGGCCGACCAGCTTGCGCCCGTCGCCGGAAATGCGCGACTGCTGACGCTGGGTGCTGATGGCCAAGGCAGCCTGACCGACGCGGCGACCAACGCGCCCGAGGATTTCGCGACCGTGCCGCGCGCCTCGGACGATCTGGCGGCGCTGCTTTACACCTCGGGGACGACGGGACGCTCCAAAGGGGCGATGCTGACGCATGGCAACCTTGTGTCGAACACCTTGGCCCTGCGCGAGGCCTGGGAATATACCGCCAGCGACGTGCTGATCCATGCGCTGCCGATCTTCCACACGCATGGGCTGTTCGTAGCGACCAACGTGACGCTGTTTTCCGGCGCCTCGATGATCTTCCTGCCCAAATTCGACGTGGACCGCATTTTCGAGGGGATGAGCCGCGCGACCGTGCTGATGGGCGTGCCGACCTTTTATACCCGGCTGCTGCAGGACGACATGCTGAATGCGGAAACCACCGCGGGGATACGGCTGTTCATTTCGGGTTCCGCGCCCCTGCTGGCCGACACGCATCGCGAATGGCGGGCGCGGACCGGCCATGCCATCCTGGAGCGTTACGGCATGACCGAAACCAACATGAATGCCTCGAACCCCTATCGCGGTGACCGGGTTGCGGGGACAGTGGGAATGCCCCTGCCCGGTGTCGAAATCATCGTGACCGATCCCGAAACCGGCGCCGAACTGCCCAAGGGCGAAATCGGCATGATCGAAGTGCGTGGCCCCAACGTCTTTTCGGGCTATTGGCAGATGCCGGAAAAGACTGCCGCCGAGTTGCGCGAAAACGGTTTCTTCATCACCGGCGATCTGGGGCGTTTTGACGAACGCGGTTATCTGCATATCGTCGGACGCGGCAAGGACCTGATCATCACCGGCGGCTACAATGTCTATCCCAAGGAGATCGAAACCGAGATCGATGCCCTGCCCGGCGTCACCGAATCCGCGGTGATCGGCCTGCCGCATCGCGATTTCGGCGAAGGCGTGACCGCGGTGATCGTGGGCAGCACACCCCCTTCCGAAGCCGAGGTTCTGGCGGCGCTGGAGGATCGGCTGGCAAGGTTCAAGCTGCCCAAGCGGGTTCTGTTCATCGATGACCTGCCACGCAACACCATGGGCAAGGTGCAAAAAAACCTGCTTCGCGACCAGTTCCGCGAACTTTACGACTGA
- a CDS encoding response regulator transcription factor — protein sequence MKTALKPTPDNTRPLQILIVDDHPVVAEGWGRIIRTKVPCEIASAPSASEGWRAWRQARPNLMVVDLSIGKNKMAGIRLIERLRRVDPGLPILVFTMHRSPVLARRALMFGANGIINKDSPPAEICEAFAQVARGGNYVDSRLAMQIALLNVSRPGASAPRLTGREEEILGMITEGMSYRDIADRACISYKTVSNVSLVLKDKLGATNLADLVVKGIRYFEGD from the coding sequence ATGAAAACCGCGCTGAAACCGACACCGGACAACACCCGCCCCTTGCAGATCCTGATCGTGGACGATCACCCCGTCGTGGCCGAGGGCTGGGGCCGGATTATCCGCACCAAGGTCCCCTGCGAGATCGCCTCGGCCCCGTCCGCATCCGAGGGCTGGCGGGCATGGCGGCAGGCCCGGCCCAATCTGATGGTCGTGGACCTGAGCATCGGCAAGAACAAGATGGCCGGAATCCGGCTGATCGAACGGCTGCGGCGCGTCGATCCCGGCCTGCCGATCCTGGTGTTCACCATGCATCGCAGTCCCGTGCTTGCCCGCCGCGCGCTGATGTTCGGCGCGAACGGGATCATCAACAAGGACAGCCCGCCCGCCGAAATCTGCGAGGCCTTCGCCCAGGTGGCTCGAGGGGGCAATTACGTCGATTCGCGGCTGGCGATGCAGATTGCGCTGCTGAATGTCTCGCGCCCCGGGGCAAGCGCCCCGCGTCTGACTGGCCGCGAAGAGGAAATTCTGGGCATGATCACGGAAGGCATGTCCTATCGCGACATCGCGGACCGGGCCTGCATCAGCTACAAGACGGTTTCGAACGTCAGCCTGGTGCTGAAGGACAAGCTTGGCGCGACCAATCTTGCCGATCTGGTGGTCAAGGGCATTCGTTATTTCGAAGGGGACTAG
- a CDS encoding LapD/MoxY N-terminal periplasmic domain-containing protein, with protein MSAPVEEFGFRSFDRVLPGWRTVPMRRIVMGLACIVSLSLCLIVSAILILNARDAVQEETESAFRLAHESLVRRLPPSHGGRDTMAEAISLAEEIDGLRHVAARILDPDGQPLQLRAHGQFRSEKSAPRWFSDLMTPPVVEASIPITHYPNVLGMLQVSADPTDEIAEVWDDFSIILPVLFLNGFAMLGLTFLTATLLTRRLKSVQAAMAQMREGRLSVRAPGDRLTEFADLAEGVNALASHLQAERAENDLLQARLIGSSEAERSRIALDLHDEMGPQLFALQAAVSHAQAMTAELPEPPAALGETLDAIGRHAVEVQKSARTAINDLRPMLLGEASLTELLAELVAGLRDVAPETRVVLDMDEAEDSSPGELAELSIYRFVRESVLNAMRHGRPTLVRVSLETMPGRPEQIVARVTDNGTGPQPGPAGGCPTPGFGQIGMQDRARALGATYLPPWRDNKLTHTELRMPRP; from the coding sequence GTGAGCGCGCCGGTAGAAGAGTTCGGCTTCCGGTCTTTTGATCGCGTGCTGCCCGGATGGCGGACGGTGCCAATGCGCCGGATCGTGATGGGGCTGGCCTGCATCGTCAGCCTGTCGCTTTGCCTCATCGTCTCGGCCATTCTTATCCTGAATGCCCGCGACGCCGTGCAGGAGGAAACCGAATCCGCCTTCCGCCTTGCGCACGAATCCCTCGTGCGTCGTCTGCCCCCCAGCCACGGCGGGCGCGATACCATGGCCGAGGCGATCAGCCTTGCAGAAGAGATCGACGGGCTGCGGCATGTCGCGGCCCGCATTCTGGACCCCGACGGCCAGCCCTTGCAGTTGCGCGCGCATGGTCAGTTCCGGTCCGAGAAATCCGCGCCGCGCTGGTTTTCGGACCTTATGACCCCGCCGGTGGTCGAGGCATCGATCCCCATCACCCATTACCCAAACGTCTTGGGGATGCTGCAGGTCAGCGCCGACCCAACCGACGAGATCGCGGAGGTCTGGGACGATTTCAGCATCATCCTGCCCGTGCTGTTTCTGAATGGGTTTGCCATGTTGGGGCTGACGTTCCTGACGGCCACGCTGTTGACGCGGCGTCTGAAATCGGTGCAGGCCGCCATGGCCCAGATGCGAGAGGGGCGGCTGTCGGTGCGCGCGCCCGGCGACCGGCTGACCGAATTTGCCGATCTGGCCGAGGGGGTGAACGCACTTGCCTCGCATCTGCAAGCCGAGCGAGCAGAGAACGACCTGCTGCAAGCCCGCCTGATCGGCAGTTCCGAGGCCGAACGCTCGCGCATCGCGCTGGACCTGCATGACGAGATGGGGCCGCAGCTTTTCGCATTGCAGGCGGCCGTCAGTCACGCGCAGGCGATGACCGCCGAACTTCCCGAGCCGCCAGCCGCCCTGGGCGAAACGCTGGACGCCATTGGCCGCCATGCCGTTGAGGTCCAGAAAAGCGCCCGCACCGCAATCAACGACCTGCGCCCGATGCTGCTGGGCGAAGCCAGCCTGACCGAATTGCTGGCCGAACTGGTCGCGGGCCTTCGCGATGTCGCGCCGGAAACCCGCGTGGTTCTGGACATGGACGAAGCCGAGGATTCCAGCCCCGGCGAACTGGCGGAACTGTCGATCTATCGCTTCGTGCGCGAAAGCGTCCTGAACGCCATGCGGCACGGCCGCCCGACGCTGGTCCGGGTCAGTCTGGAAACCATGCCGGGCAGACCCGAGCAGATCGTCGCGCGTGTCACCGACAACGGGACTGGCCCGCAACCCGGTCCCGCCGGAGGGTGCCCCACGCCCGGCTTCGGGCAGATCGGCATGCAGGACCGTGCTCGCGCGCTTGGCGCAACCTATCTGCCGCCTTGGCGGGACAACAAACTGACCCATACCGAATTAAGGATGCCCCGCCCATGA
- a CDS encoding protein moxZ, whose translation MRFCRGTVFGRYTASMSILLALSACYEEDNQTLPSTTARETAIGESPHWLEVDDARAPQTFLATESGLSPDALAPLLDELSAHYRESPRMIANRVLQLWQEYPDIPLDRLMTDLVPAQDTPEESLGPVAQHYRILRANGASHADAAAVVMGQGG comes from the coding sequence ATGCGATTCTGCCGGGGCACCGTCTTCGGGCGCTACACGGCAAGCATGTCGATTTTGCTTGCCCTGTCCGCATGCTATGAAGAGGACAACCAGACCCTGCCTTCGACCACAGCCAGGGAAACCGCGATCGGGGAAAGCCCGCATTGGCTGGAGGTCGATGACGCCCGTGCCCCCCAAACCTTCCTTGCCACCGAGTCCGGGCTTTCGCCGGATGCGCTTGCCCCGCTGCTGGACGAGCTTTCGGCCCATTACCGCGAAAGCCCGCGGATGATCGCCAACCGCGTCCTGCAATTGTGGCAGGAATATCCCGATATTCCGCTGGACCGGCTGATGACCGATCTGGTGCCCGCACAGGATACCCCCGAGGAAAGCCTGGGTCCCGTCGCCCAACACTACCGCATCCTGCGCGCGAATGGGGCCAGCCATGCCGATGCCGCTGCCGTCGTCATGGGGCAAGGCGGGTGA
- a CDS encoding methanol/ethanol family PQQ-dependent dehydrogenase, with amino-acid sequence MTVAMGLAILTTAPATANDQLVELAKDPANWVMTGRDYNAQNYSEMTDINKENVKQLRPAWSFSTGVLHGHEGTPLVVGDKMFVHTPFPNTTFALDLNEPGNILWQNKPKQNPTARTVACCDVVNRGLAYWPGDGDVQPLIFRTQLDGHIVAMDAETGETRWIMENSDIKVGSTLTIAPYVVKDMVLVGSSGAELGVRGYVTAYDVKTGEMRWRAFATGPDDELLLAEDFNAPNPHYGQKNLGTETWEGDAWKIGGGTNWGWYAYDPEVDLFYYGSGNPAPWNETMRPGDNKWTMAIWGREATTGEAKFAYQKTPHDEWDYAGVNVMMLSEQEDKQGQMRKMLTHPDRNGIVYTLDRTNGDLISADKMDDTVNWVKEVQLDTGLPVRDPEFGTRMDHKARDICPSAMGYHNQGHDSYDPERKLFMLGINHICMDWEPFMLPYRAGQFFVGATLTMYPGPKGDRQNALGLGQIKAYDAISGEMKWEKMERFSVWGGTMTTAGGLTFYGTLDGFIKARDSDTGDLLWKFKLPSGVIGHPMTYKHDGRQYVAIMYGVGGWPGVGLVFDLADPTAGLGSVGAFKRLQEFTQMGGGVMVFSIDGESPYSDPNVGEYAPGEPT; translated from the coding sequence ATGACCGTCGCCATGGGCCTTGCCATCCTGACCACTGCACCAGCAACCGCCAACGACCAGTTGGTCGAACTGGCCAAGGACCCGGCAAACTGGGTCATGACGGGGCGCGATTACAACGCGCAGAACTATTCCGAAATGACCGACATCAACAAAGAGAACGTCAAGCAGCTGCGACCCGCCTGGTCCTTTTCGACCGGCGTGCTGCATGGACACGAAGGCACTCCGCTGGTCGTCGGCGACAAGATGTTCGTCCATACGCCCTTTCCCAACACGACATTCGCGCTGGATCTGAACGAGCCGGGCAATATCTTGTGGCAGAACAAGCCCAAGCAGAACCCGACCGCCCGGACCGTGGCCTGCTGCGACGTGGTGAACCGGGGGCTGGCCTATTGGCCGGGCGACGGCGACGTGCAGCCGCTGATCTTCCGCACCCAGCTTGACGGCCATATCGTCGCCATGGATGCCGAGACCGGCGAGACCCGCTGGATCATGGAGAACTCGGACATCAAGGTCGGCTCGACGCTGACCATCGCACCCTATGTCGTCAAGGACATGGTGCTGGTCGGCTCATCGGGCGCGGAACTGGGTGTGCGCGGCTATGTGACCGCCTATGACGTCAAGACCGGCGAGATGCGCTGGCGCGCCTTTGCCACCGGCCCGGATGACGAACTGTTGCTGGCCGAAGACTTCAACGCCCCGAACCCGCATTACGGCCAGAAGAATCTGGGCACCGAGACGTGGGAGGGCGACGCCTGGAAAATCGGCGGCGGCACCAACTGGGGCTGGTATGCCTATGACCCCGAGGTGGACCTGTTCTATTACGGCTCGGGCAACCCCGCGCCCTGGAACGAGACCATGCGTCCGGGCGACAACAAGTGGACCATGGCGATCTGGGGCCGCGAGGCAACCACCGGCGAGGCGAAGTTCGCCTATCAAAAGACCCCGCATGACGAATGGGACTATGCCGGCGTCAACGTCATGATGCTGTCCGAGCAAGAGGACAAACAGGGTCAGATGCGCAAGATGCTGACCCATCCGGACCGCAACGGCATCGTCTATACGCTGGACCGCACCAACGGCGACCTGATCTCGGCCGACAAGATGGACGACACGGTGAACTGGGTCAAAGAGGTGCAGCTGGATACCGGCCTGCCGGTGCGCGACCCCGAATTCGGCACCCGTATGGACCACAAGGCGCGCGACATCTGTCCCTCGGCCATGGGCTATCACAACCAGGGCCATGACAGCTACGACCCCGAGCGCAAGCTGTTCATGCTGGGCATCAACCATATCTGCATGGATTGGGAACCGTTCATGCTGCCCTATCGTGCCGGCCAGTTCTTCGTCGGTGCGACACTGACCATGTATCCGGGGCCAAAGGGCGACCGCCAGAACGCGCTGGGTCTGGGCCAGATCAAGGCCTATGACGCCATTTCGGGCGAGATGAAATGGGAAAAGATGGAACGCTTCTCGGTCTGGGGCGGCACCATGACGACGGCGGGCGGGCTGACCTTCTATGGCACGCTGGACGGCTTCATCAAGGCGCGCGACAGCGACACGGGTGATCTGCTGTGGAAGTTCAAGCTGCCTTCCGGCGTCATCGGCCATCCCATGACCTACAAGCACGACGGGCGCCAATATGTCGCGATCATGTATGGCGTCGGCGGCTGGCCGGGCGTGGGTCTGGTCTTTGACCTTGCCGACCCGACTGCCGGGCTGGGTTCGGTGGGCGCCTTCAAGCGTCTGCAGGAATTCACCCAGATGGGCGGCGGCGTAATGGTGTTCTCGATCGACGGCGAAAGCCCCTATTCCGACCCGAACGTGGGCGAATACGCGCCGGGCGAACCCACCTGA
- the moxJ gene encoding methanol oxidation system protein MoxJ encodes MNMDFLRICGAGVAALTLASPALADTTSLRVCASTKDAPFSQADGTGFENRIAQVLADEMGARLELVMLEKEAIYLVRDGIDKDLCDVLVGVDADDPRLLTSNPYYRSGYAFITRQDRNFEGDKWQDVDQDGFNTFAYRLHSPAETILKYTGRYEYNLIYQASLTNFEDRRNKYTQVEANRVVSEVSDGGADLAIVFAPEAARYVRDSRVPLRMTLITNEIERSDGVIIPLQYSQSVGVSKTHPELLEPIEQALQSGSKKIEAILADEGIPLLPSS; translated from the coding sequence ATGAACATGGATTTCCTGCGGATTTGCGGGGCGGGGGTGGCGGCCTTGACCCTTGCCTCGCCCGCTTTGGCCGACACGACGTCCCTGCGGGTCTGTGCCTCGACCAAGGATGCGCCTTTTTCCCAAGCCGACGGCACGGGCTTCGAAAACAGGATAGCCCAGGTGCTGGCCGATGAGATGGGCGCAAGGCTTGAACTGGTGATGCTGGAAAAGGAAGCGATCTATCTGGTTCGCGACGGTATCGACAAGGATCTGTGCGACGTGCTGGTGGGTGTCGATGCGGACGACCCGCGCCTGCTGACCAGCAACCCCTATTACCGCTCGGGCTATGCTTTCATCACGCGGCAGGACCGCAACTTCGAAGGCGACAAATGGCAGGACGTGGACCAGGACGGCTTCAACACTTTTGCCTATCGCCTGCACTCTCCGGCCGAAACGATCCTGAAATATACTGGCCGCTATGAATACAACCTGATCTATCAGGCTTCGCTGACCAATTTCGAGGATCGCCGCAACAAATACACGCAGGTCGAAGCCAACCGGGTCGTCTCGGAGGTTTCGGACGGCGGCGCCGATCTGGCCATCGTCTTTGCCCCCGAGGCGGCGCGCTATGTCCGCGACTCTCGCGTGCCTTTGCGGATGACGCTGATCACCAATGAAATCGAACGCTCGGACGGGGTCATCATCCCGCTGCAATATTCGCAGTCGGTCGGTGTGTCCAAGACCCACCCCGAGCTTCTTGAGCCCATCGAACAGGCTCTGCAATCCGGTAGCAAGAAAATCGAGGCCATCCTGGCCGACGAAGGCATTCCCCTGCTGCCGTCAAGCTGA
- the moxG gene encoding cytochrome c(L), periplasmic, whose translation MTKPKILAAWVLATLVPVAAMAAPQFFNIIDGSPLSFDDAMEEGRDTEAVKHFMETGENIYNEDLAVLPEGEELFAGMCSGCHGHYAEGKIGPGLNDAYWTYPSNEEDVGLFSTLYGGATGQMGPMWGSLTLDEMLKTMAWVRHLYTDDPKDAAWLTEEQKAGFKPFQPKSSDDDNS comes from the coding sequence ATGACGAAGCCCAAGATCCTTGCCGCATGGGTGCTGGCGACGCTTGTCCCAGTCGCGGCAATGGCAGCCCCACAGTTCTTCAACATCATCGACGGCTCACCGCTGAGCTTCGATGACGCCATGGAGGAAGGCCGCGACACCGAGGCCGTGAAGCATTTCATGGAAACCGGCGAGAACATCTATAACGAAGACCTCGCGGTCCTGCCCGAGGGCGAGGAACTGTTCGCCGGCATGTGCTCGGGCTGCCATGGCCACTATGCCGAGGGCAAGATCGGTCCGGGCCTGAACGATGCCTATTGGACCTATCCCAGCAACGAAGAGGATGTCGGGCTGTTCTCGACCCTCTATGGCGGCGCGACCGGACAGATGGGCCCTATGTGGGGCAGCCTTACATTGGACGAGATGCTCAAGACCATGGCCTGGGTCCGCCACCTTTACACGGACGACCCCAAGGACGCCGCCTGGCTGACCGAAGAGCAGAAAGCAGGCTTCAAGCCGTTCCAACCCAAGTCGTCAGATGACGACAATTCGTGA
- a CDS encoding methanol dehydrogenase [cytochrome c] subunit has translation MKRILTLTIAALAIGTPALAYDGTNCKAPGNCWEPKPDYPATVEGSKYDPQHDPAELSKQGESLAIMDARNEWRVWNMKNTGKFEYDVKKIDGYDETKAPPAE, from the coding sequence ATGAAACGCATCCTGACCCTGACGATCGCCGCCCTTGCCATTGGCACTCCGGCGCTGGCCTATGACGGCACCAACTGCAAGGCCCCCGGCAATTGCTGGGAGCCCAAGCCCGACTATCCCGCAACGGTCGAGGGCTCGAAATACGATCCGCAGCACGATCCGGCCGAACTGTCGAAACAGGGCGAGTCGCTGGCCATCATGGACGCCCGCAACGAATGGCGGGTCTGGAACATGAAAAACACCGGCAAGTTTGAATATGACGTGAAAAAAATCGACGGATACGACGAAACCAAGGCTCCGCCCGCCGAATAA